The sequence CTGCCGTTGATGCCCTCCGACTTCATCTTCGCGAGCGAGGCGCGCAGCACCTCGTTGCCGGTGCGGCCCGGCTTGATCTCCCCCTGGACGATGTCCTGGAGCCGGTTGGAGGCCTTCAGCGCGGCCTTGAGGCCCGCGGGGGCGTCCGTCTCGCCGTCGCGCAGCACGTAGCCCATGTGCTGGGTGTCGGTGTTGAGGCGCAGCGCGGTGACGCCGAAGTCGCAGTGGAGCACGTCGCCGCGCTGGATGACGGGGTTGTCGCCCAGTTGTTCGTCGGTGGCGCCCTGGCGCTGCACGTCCACGTCGGGCTGGAACCAGGTGTCCAGGCCTTCGTCGGACAGCCGCTGGCGCATCCACCACTCCACGTCCTGGGTGGTGGTGGTGCCGGGGGTGATGACGGCGTTGGAGAAGGCGGTCTGGATGAGGTTCCAGGTGTACTTCTGGAGGTCGGCGTAGAAGCGGACCTCGTCGGCGCTCCTCCAGCCGAGCACGTCCAGGGGCAGGCCGCCGGCGGGCTTGAGACGCTTCGTCCAGGCGGGGCCCAGGGCCTGGGTCATGCCTTCGTATTCGCCATGGGTGAGGCCGTCCGCGAAGGCGATGGCGGGGGACACGTCGATGGCGATGGAGTCCGGCTTGCGCTCCTCCACGACCTGCTTGAGGAGCAGCCACTGTTCGGGGCCCAGGAGCTCCGCGGCGCGCTGCGAGCCGCCCCGGTCCACCATCATGGGCGCGCGGCGGGCTTCATAGAGGCCGCCCTGGGTGCTGCCGCCCAGCGCCAGCCGCTCCACGCCCTGGTCGGCGCCGCGGTCGAAGAAGACGTAGATGGTGCGGCGGCGGGCGGAGAAGGTGGTGGGGGAGACGAGCGCCTTGAAGACGGGGTCTTCGTTGTACTCGCGCATGGGGACGACCCACATGCGCACGCCGTACTTGCGCATGAGCTGGGGCACGCCGGTCTCCAGCCGCTCCTGGAGCCACGCCTGCTGACGGGCGGCCTGTTCGCGCAGCGTGCCGAAGGGGCGCACCGGCGTGGCGGGAGCCACTGGGGCCACGGCGGAAGCAGCGGGCGCGGCGGCGACCGGGGCCTCGGGCTTCGAGGGCGCGGCGGGCGCGGTGGCGCAGGCGGAGGAACAGACGAGCGGGACGACGAGCAGGTGTTTCCAGGAGCGCATGGGCGCGCAGTCTGTCACGCCGCTTCAGCGATGCACGGACGGACTGGCATTGGGCAAACCGCGTTGCCAGTCATTCGGGAAAAAGCCAGACATGCTGTCCTGGCTTCACTTCGAATCCGAGGCTCCTGGCGGCGTGGCGCGGGGGCTGACCTTGCGCAGTTCGTGGAAGTGCTCGCGGACGAACCGAGCGGCGTTGAGCAGGGCATCCACGGGGCCCACGCCCACCATGCTGACGGTGATGGGCACCGAGTGGCCGATGACCACGGGGCAATACCAGTCCCCATTGGCATCCTGGGGAATGGGCGCGGGCCGGCCCAGGGTGACGCGGGAGACGTGCTTGCGCCCGTGGTCGTCCTCGAAGGACCAGAAGTCGTCGGCCACCGGGTCGCTGATGGACGCGTGGTGCGGAGGGCCAGGGTTCATGGACGGCTCCTTACCCTGCATCGTCAGGGCAGGCGGTGGAATGGGAGACGCAGGCGTTGATGCGCGAGCACATGCCCTTGCATGCCGCCTTCGAGCCCTGGACGACGGACCAGCAGAGCTGCCGCTGCCACGTCTCGGAGAGGCCCCGGCAGTATGACTCCAAGGCCGCGCCTCCTGCATCACAGGCTTTGAAACAGGAGTCCAGGTCGAACGATCCGGGAGTGGACGCAGGCGGTGGAGCGCAGCCTTCGGGGTTCAGCGCGCAGAAGCTACTGGTTCCGCGCGCATGATCTGCTCGAAGTTCGGTGGGAGGCGAGGAGGCGCATCCACCGCTGGCAAAGAACATCGCGGGCACCAAGAAGCCTATCGCGATGTTGGGTGTTCCACGGGGCATGCAGCATCATCACCCATTCATGATTTTCTTTATATACTGGAAAATCCTAAATTTCAGATTCGACCTGAGCCACGGCCGGAGCGGGGACGTACTCCTCGCTCGTGGCCAGGGTGCCCAGCTCGTTCACTCCGCCCACCACCAGCACCGTGCCCCGGCGCAGCCACAGGGCTCCGGCTTCGCCTCTCGGCTCATGCAGCGTGGGCGCCTGCGTCCATGTGCCTCTTGCTGGGTCGAAGCGCTCCGCGGAGGCCAGCGTGCCTCGCGTGGAGTGCTCGCCTCCCACCACCAGCACCGCGCCCTCTCCTGTCACCAGCGCCGCGTGGTGCTCTCTTGGCACTCCGGGCGCCTCCACCGGCTCCCAGGCGTTGCGCTCCGGCACGTAGACCTCCGCCGTCATCGCCGCCTGCGTCGTGGTGCCTCCCACCACCAGCACGCGTCCGTCCGGCAGCAGCGTCACGGTGTGCCCCAGCCGGTGCGTTCCCGCCGCGCCTCCCATCACTCCCGCCCGCTCCCAGTGGCCCGTCAGCGGGTCGTACAGCTCCGACTGGAGGCCACTCGCGAAGAGCACCTTGCCCGTGCGCAGCACCACCGCCGTCCCCGCGCCGCCTCGCGCGAAGCCGGGCGCCTCCGCCGCGCTCCAGGTCCCTGACGCCGGGTCGAACAGCTCCGCCGAACGCACCGGCCGCAGGTCCACGTCCGTTCCGCCCGCCACCAGCACGCGTCCGTCCGGCAACACCACCGCCGCCGGGTCGTTGCGCGCCTCGGCCATGGACGCCGCTTGCGTCCACACGCCCGTGTCCGGCGCGAACAGCTCCGCGCTCGCCAACGCGCCCACCGTCACGCCGTTGGAGCCACCCACCACCAGCACACGCCCATCCAGCAGCCGCACCGCCGCGTGGTTGCGCCGCGCCGTGCGCAGCGTCCCCGTGGTCCGCCACCGCCCCGTGTCCGGGTCGAACACCTCGCAGGTGCCCAGCGTGCGGCTGCCGTCATGCCCTCCGGCCGCCAGCACCCGCCCGTCCTCCAGCGCGACGTAGGGCAACAGCCGCCGGGGCGTGGACAGCACGCCCGGCACCGGGGACTCCACGCTGCCCGCATCGGCTCGCGGCGCGGGACCGCACGCGAACACCACCCCCAACCACAGCATCGTGACGCAAGATGTCGAAAACCGTCGCATGACCCCACCCGGACGTCTGGCCGAGGGGTTCGTCTACCGCGCCGGTCTGACACCTCGGGCCCCGCAAGGCCTTGTGATTCCAGGGCCTTGCCCTGCCCTCCGGGTTGGAATCCCGGAACTCCCGGAGGCAGGACCCAAGGCTCCCGCATCAGTGCCGCGGGGGACCCACGGGGTCGTTCGTGGGCTCCGCTTCCAGGCCCTCGCTGTGGCGCGGCGGCAGGGCGCCGCCGTCGTCGTCCTCCTCCAGCGTGAGCTGGGAATGGTCCGCCGGCTTGAGGAGGACCTCGTCCCCGGTCACCGCCTCCACGTCGCTGTATTCGACCAGGTAGTCGCGCCGGGGAATGGGGACCAGCCCCTGCTCCAGCTCGAAGTGGGTGTCGCCCACGCCCGCCACCCGGCCCAGTGGATGTCCGTCGGCGGTGCGCACCGACATGCCCTCGCGAACCTCTCCCGCGTGAATCATCGCGTTGCTCCTCGCGCTCATGGGGTCCTCACCAAGAGTGGGGTCGCTCCCGCCGCCGTGCGCGCCACGGCAGGCAGCCCGGTGGGCCCTCGGGCCGCCTTCTTCCACCGCCCCGTTGCGCGGTGCCTAACGTTTCCGCAGGAGGTCCCCCATGCTGATGGAACTGACGAACGAGGAGTCGCGCGTATTGAAGGACGCCGTGGACTCCTCGCTGCACACGCTGCTGGATGAAATCGCCCACGCGGATCAACGCGAGTTCAAGGAGGCGCTGCGCCAGCGCTACGACCGGCTGGCCGCGCTCCAGCGCCGCCTGGAGCCCATCGTGGAGAGCGAACAGGTCTACGCCTGACCTACCGCGCGGCCCGTCTTCGCGTCGAACCGGCGCAGGAACCGTGCGTCATGCCGCAGCCACACCGGGTCCCCGCTCGCGGCGCGGAAGTCTCCGGAGGCTCGCGCCACCATGCGCTCGCCGCCGGTCTCCACCGTCACCCAGACCTCCGCGCCCATGGGCTCCACCAGGTACACGCGCCCTTCGCGAGCATCCGGCGGACGTGCGCCCTGACCGATTTGGAGATGCTCCGGCCTCAGGCCCAGCACCGCGTCGCCGTCGGACAGGCCCAGCGTGGACGGCTTCACCAGGTTGATGCGCGGCGAGCCGAAGAAGCCCGCCACGAAGAGGTTCGCGGGTGCGTCGTACAGCTCGCGCGGCGGGGCCACCTGCTGCACCTCGCCCTGGCTCATCACCACCACGCGGTCGGACAGCGTCATCGCCTCCGCCTGGTCGTGCGTGACGTAGATGAAGGTGGCCTTGAGCTGTTCGTGCAGCTTCTTGATTTCGCCGCGCATCTGCGTGCGCAGGGCCGCGTCCAGGTTGGACAGGGGCTCGTCGAAGAGGAACACCTTGGGCCTGCGCACCAGTGCGCGTCCCAGGGCCACCCGCTGCCGCTGTCCGCCCGACAGCTCCTTCGGCCGGCGCGACAGGAGCGCCTCCAGGCCCAGCACGCCGGACACCTCGCGCACGCGCGCGTCGACGTCCTTCGCGTCCATGCCCG comes from Corallococcus macrosporus and encodes:
- a CDS encoding Kelch repeat-containing protein produces the protein MLWLGVVFACGPAPRADAGSVESPVPGVLSTPRRLLPYVALEDGRVLAAGGHDGSRTLGTCEVFDPDTGRWRTTGTLRTARRNHAAVRLLDGRVLVVGGSNGVTVGALASAELFAPDTGVWTQAASMAEARNDPAAVVLPDGRVLVAGGTDVDLRPVRSAELFDPASGTWSAAEAPGFARGGAGTAVVLRTGKVLFASGLQSELYDPLTGHWERAGVMGGAAGTHRLGHTVTLLPDGRVLVVGGTTTQAAMTAEVYVPERNAWEPVEAPGVPREHHAALVTGEGAVLVVGGEHSTRGTLASAERFDPARGTWTQAPTLHEPRGEAGALWLRRGTVLVVGGVNELGTLATSEEYVPAPAVAQVESEI
- a CDS encoding M24 family metallopeptidase, with translation MRSWKHLLVVPLVCSSACATAPAAPSKPEAPVAAAPAASAVAPVAPATPVRPFGTLREQAARQQAWLQERLETGVPQLMRKYGVRMWVVPMREYNEDPVFKALVSPTTFSARRRTIYVFFDRGADQGVERLALGGSTQGGLYEARRAPMMVDRGGSQRAAELLGPEQWLLLKQVVEERKPDSIAIDVSPAIAFADGLTHGEYEGMTQALGPAWTKRLKPAGGLPLDVLGWRSADEVRFYADLQKYTWNLIQTAFSNAVITPGTTTTQDVEWWMRQRLSDEGLDTWFQPDVDVQRQGATDEQLGDNPVIQRGDVLHCDFGVTALRLNTDTQHMGYVLRDGETDAPAGLKAALKASNRLQDIVQGEIKPGRTGNEVLRASLAKMKSEGINGSVYSHPIGLHGHGAGPMIGMWDRQEGVPGNGEHQVMPSSWFSIELQATSPVPEWKDQPVRSAQEEDVVVDAEGTVHWALQRQTSFHLVR
- a CDS encoding ABC transporter ATP-binding protein, coding for MATVSLQDVRKVYRGGVAAVKGVTLDIADGEFVSLVGPSGCGKSTTLNLIAGLEELSGGELRIDGQLVNDLSPRERDIAMVFQSYALYPHLDVAGNLAFPLKVAGMDAKDVDARVREVSGVLGLEALLSRRPKELSGGQRQRVALGRALVRRPKVFLFDEPLSNLDAALRTQMRGEIKKLHEQLKATFIYVTHDQAEAMTLSDRVVVMSQGEVQQVAPPRELYDAPANLFVAGFFGSPRINLVKPSTLGLSDGDAVLGLRPEHLQIGQGARPPDAREGRVYLVEPMGAEVWVTVETGGERMVARASGDFRAASGDPVWLRHDARFLRRFDAKTGRAVGQA
- a CDS encoding DUF2171 domain-containing protein, which gives rise to MSARSNAMIHAGEVREGMSVRTADGHPLGRVAGVGDTHFELEQGLVPIPRRDYLVEYSDVEAVTGDEVLLKPADHSQLTLEEDDDGGALPPRHSEGLEAEPTNDPVGPPRH